The Streptomyces laurentii genome contains a region encoding:
- a CDS encoding hypothetical protein (identified by MetaGeneAnnotator; putative;~sequence version:1), translating into MILGLANLLGAYIAYDALLIPPAGIWDDHNLTGISVASLLLILLGLGTALITLIPVRRRRLGYGWLVPPVFFLVAGVARLWYINDVYPVGPGG; encoded by the coding sequence GTGATCCTCGGCCTCGCGAACCTGCTTGGCGCCTACATCGCCTACGACGCGCTCCTGATCCCGCCGGCGGGCATCTGGGACGACCACAATCTGACCGGCATCTCGGTCGCGTCGCTGCTGCTGATTCTGCTGGGTCTCGGCACCGCGCTGATCACGCTGATTCCGGTGCGCCGGCGGAGACTCGGCTACGGGTGGCTGGTCCCGCCCGTGTTCTTCCTCGTGGCGGGCGTGGCGAGGCTCTGGTACATCAACGACGTTTATCCGGTGGGTCCCGGCGGCTGA
- a CDS encoding nucleotidyltransferase family protein (identified by MetaGeneAnnotator; putative;~sequence version:1), whose protein sequence is MDVPSLHRRFLDDVLPRIREDARVAGVAVTGSFVGGRPDVYSDVDLIVVVDDDAHDAVMRERLALIGSWTSLVVGFTGEHVGEPRLIITLVGPPLLHVDFKFVRASDFAERIEDPEILWQRDDVLAAALAGHPPAPAGLDLQWIEDRFWVWVHYGATKLGRGELFEAIGFLGFVRDAVLGPLAARQAGAPPRGVRHLESVAPEEARELQATLCGYDRDEAGRAMLAAVDLYRRWSGGGEGAAVKRHHHAEELAVAYLQDVIDQGR, encoded by the coding sequence ATGGACGTTCCCTCCTTGCACCGCCGGTTCCTCGACGACGTGCTTCCCCGGATCCGGGAGGACGCGCGCGTGGCCGGTGTGGCCGTCACCGGGTCGTTCGTGGGAGGCCGCCCCGACGTCTACTCGGACGTGGACCTGATCGTGGTCGTCGACGACGACGCGCACGACGCGGTCATGCGCGAGCGGCTCGCGCTGATCGGCTCCTGGACCTCCCTGGTGGTCGGCTTCACCGGGGAACACGTCGGCGAGCCGCGCCTGATCATCACCCTCGTGGGGCCGCCGCTGCTGCACGTCGACTTCAAGTTCGTCCGGGCCTCCGACTTCGCCGAGCGGATCGAGGACCCGGAGATCCTCTGGCAGCGGGACGACGTCCTGGCCGCCGCGCTCGCCGGGCACCCGCCGGCCCCCGCGGGACTCGACCTCCAGTGGATCGAGGACCGGTTCTGGGTCTGGGTGCACTACGGCGCCACGAAGCTCGGCCGCGGGGAGCTCTTCGAGGCCATCGGCTTCCTCGGCTTCGTGCGCGACGCCGTGCTCGGCCCGCTGGCCGCCCGCCAGGCCGGCGCGCCGCCCCGGGGCGTACGGCACCTGGAGAGCGTGGCGCCCGAGGAGGCGCGCGAGCTCCAGGCGACGCTGTGCGGCTACGACCGCGACGAGGCGGGACGGGCGATGCTCGCCGCCGTCGACCTCTACCGCCGGTGGTCGGGCGGCGGCGAGGGCGCGGCCGTCAAGCGGCACCACCACGCCGAGGAGCTGGCCGTGGCCTACCTCCAGGACGTGATCGACCAGGGCCGCTGA
- a CDS encoding oxidoreductase (Berberine and berberine like; pfam08031;~FAD binding domain; pfam01565;~FAD/FMN-containing dehydrogenases [Energy production and conversion]; COG0277;~identified by MetaGeneAnnotator; putative;~oxidoreductase [Streptomyces sp. PAMC26508]) has product MGGTSGTTYETLREQMRGEVIAPGDDAYDGAREIYNAMIDRRPAAIARCADTTDVRAAVRFARDGGLDLSVRGGGHSGGGLCLVDGALMVDLSAMRWVRVDPAARTAMVGGGSQLGDLDHESHGFGLATPAGIMSTTGVGGLTLGGGHGYLTRAYGLTIDNLLAADVVLADGSVVTASADEHPELYWALRGGGGNYGVVTSFTYALHPVDTVGLAVTLWDPANLDAVLRWYREYLPGAPEELYGFFALLAVPPGPPFPEEIHGKKMCGVVWCYTGVADEDSLTNTFADVSEPAPPVFHFAAPVPYPAIQSTFDGLIPKGLQWYWRGDFFDRITDGAIDVHGSFLDSMPTDLSTMHLYPVDGAAHRPGPMDTAWAYRDATWSGVIAGISPEPADAGVIRDWAVGYWDALHPHSMGGAYVNFIGADEGDERVRATYRGHYDRLAAVKATYDPDNVFHHNQNIRPAKG; this is encoded by the coding sequence ATGGGCGGTACGAGCGGCACGACCTACGAGACGCTGCGCGAACAGATGCGCGGCGAGGTGATCGCACCCGGCGACGACGCCTACGACGGCGCCCGGGAGATCTACAACGCCATGATCGACCGCCGGCCGGCGGCGATCGCCCGGTGCGCGGACACGACGGACGTACGGGCGGCGGTACGGTTCGCCCGCGACGGCGGCCTCGACCTGTCGGTGCGCGGCGGAGGGCACAGCGGCGGCGGGCTGTGTCTGGTCGACGGGGCGCTGATGGTGGACCTGTCGGCGATGCGGTGGGTACGGGTGGATCCGGCGGCCCGGACGGCGATGGTCGGCGGCGGCAGCCAACTCGGCGACCTGGACCACGAGTCGCACGGCTTCGGGCTCGCGACGCCCGCCGGGATCATGTCGACGACCGGCGTCGGCGGACTGACCCTGGGCGGCGGGCACGGCTACCTGACCCGGGCGTACGGACTCACCATCGACAACCTCCTCGCCGCGGACGTCGTCCTCGCCGACGGCTCCGTCGTGACCGCCTCGGCGGACGAACACCCGGAGCTCTACTGGGCGTTGCGGGGCGGCGGCGGGAACTACGGAGTGGTGACGTCCTTCACGTACGCCCTGCATCCGGTGGACACGGTCGGCCTCGCCGTCACGCTGTGGGATCCGGCGAACCTGGACGCCGTCCTGCGCTGGTACCGCGAGTATCTGCCGGGCGCGCCCGAGGAGTTGTACGGATTCTTCGCGCTGCTCGCCGTCCCGCCCGGGCCGCCGTTCCCGGAGGAGATCCACGGGAAGAAGATGTGCGGCGTGGTCTGGTGCTACACGGGCGTGGCGGACGAGGACAGCCTGACGAATACGTTCGCGGACGTGTCCGAACCGGCGCCGCCCGTCTTCCACTTCGCCGCCCCCGTCCCGTATCCCGCGATCCAGTCGACCTTCGACGGACTGATCCCGAAGGGACTCCAGTGGTACTGGCGCGGCGACTTCTTCGACCGGATCACGGACGGCGCGATCGACGTGCACGGCTCGTTCCTGGACAGCATGCCGACCGACCTGTCCACGATGCACCTGTATCCGGTGGACGGCGCGGCGCACCGCCCCGGGCCCATGGACACCGCCTGGGCGTACCGGGACGCGACCTGGTCCGGCGTGATCGCCGGCATCAGCCCCGAGCCGGCCGACGCGGGCGTGATCCGCGACTGGGCCGTCGGCTACTGGGACGCGCTGCACCCGCACTCGATGGGCGGCGCGTACGTCAACTTCATCGGCGCGGACGAGGGCGACGAACGCGTCCGGGCCACCTACCGCGGCCACTACGACCGGCTGGCCGCCGTGAAGGCGACGTACGACCCGGACAACGTCTTCCACCACAACCAGAACATCAGGCCCGCGAAGGGCTGA
- a CDS encoding hypothetical protein (identified by MetaGeneAnnotator; putative;~sequence version:1): MQPAPPAPIAPKDIRPGRHWYGTAAAVALVLTVLGVVLGMNAVSGVADAVDDGDQFANGETVTVRLGPDSDKSVWISDPGPGFHSTCVITGPGDPKVTAPGIDVFLTYGQTWNPRYAIEVTRTGDYALTCQAPEPARYAVGESGGFLSLAGRLMVAVLLTGLGLVACVVIVVVTALRRRGHRERLLAERHAAAAAGQPAHPAPASGGR; this comes from the coding sequence ATGCAGCCTGCCCCGCCCGCGCCGATAGCGCCGAAGGACATCCGGCCCGGCCGCCACTGGTACGGCACGGCGGCCGCCGTCGCTCTCGTCCTGACCGTGCTGGGCGTGGTCCTCGGAATGAACGCGGTCTCCGGCGTGGCCGACGCGGTGGACGACGGCGATCAGTTCGCCAACGGCGAGACCGTCACCGTGCGGCTCGGACCGGACAGCGACAAGTCGGTCTGGATCAGTGATCCGGGCCCGGGGTTCCACTCGACCTGCGTCATCACCGGGCCGGGCGACCCGAAGGTCACCGCTCCGGGCATCGACGTCTTCCTCACCTACGGCCAGACCTGGAACCCGCGCTACGCCATCGAGGTCACGCGAACGGGTGACTACGCGCTTACCTGCCAGGCACCGGAACCGGCCCGTTACGCCGTCGGGGAATCCGGCGGCTTCCTCTCCCTCGCGGGCAGGCTGATGGTGGCCGTCCTGCTCACGGGCCTCGGACTCGTCGCCTGCGTCGTCATCGTCGTCGTGACCGCCCTCCGCCGCCGCGGCCACCGCGAGCGGCTGCTCGCCGAGCGTCACGCGGCTGCCGCCGCCGGTCAGCCCGCGCACCCCGCGCCGGCCTCCGGCGGACGGTGA
- a CDS encoding riboflavin biosynthesis protein ribD domain-containing protein (Dihydrofolate reductase (DHFR). Reduces 7,8-dihydrofolate to 5,6,7,8-tetrahydrofolate with NADPH as a cofactor. This is anessential step in the biosynthesis of deoxythymidine phosphate since 5,6,7,8-tetrahydrofolate is required to regenerate 5; cl00161;~identified by MetaGeneAnnotator; putative;~riboflavinbiosynthesis protein RibD domain-containing protein [Streptomyces viridochromogenes DSM40736]): MRTLITSAFVSLDGVVEAPGGEPGYRNSGWTFKDVEFLPEAFAIKGEEQKEATAMLLGRTSYEAFSQVWPEMADFADYKEMPKYVVSTTLTDDDLVTNWGETTILRSLDEVAALKRTEGGPIIVHGSATLNQALSDAGLIDRYHLLVFPLLLGAGKRLFSTTDKDTQKLKLVAHEAYANGLQKQIFDVVH; this comes from the coding sequence ATGCGAACCCTGATCACTTCCGCCTTCGTCTCGCTCGACGGCGTCGTCGAGGCACCCGGCGGCGAGCCCGGCTACCGGAACTCCGGGTGGACCTTCAAAGACGTCGAGTTCCTTCCCGAGGCGTTCGCGATCAAGGGCGAGGAGCAGAAGGAGGCCACGGCGATGCTGCTCGGCCGAACCAGCTACGAGGCGTTCAGCCAGGTGTGGCCGGAGATGGCGGACTTCGCCGACTACAAGGAGATGCCGAAGTACGTCGTCTCCACCACCCTCACCGACGACGACCTCGTCACGAACTGGGGCGAGACCACGATCCTGCGCTCCCTCGACGAGGTCGCCGCGCTGAAGCGGACCGAGGGCGGCCCGATCATCGTCCACGGCAGCGCCACCCTGAACCAGGCCCTCTCCGACGCCGGCCTGATCGACCGCTACCACCTGCTCGTCTTCCCGCTGCTTCTCGGCGCGGGCAAGCGGCTCTTCAGCACCACGGACAAGGACACCCAGAAGCTGAAGCTGGTCGCCCACGAGGCGTACGCGAACGGCCTCCAGAAGCAGATCTTCGACGTCGTCCACTGA
- a CDS encoding thiol peroxidase (Peroxiredoxin (PRX) family, Atypical 2-cys PRX subfamily; composed of PRXs containing peroxidatic and resolving cysteines, similarto the homodimeric thiol specific antioxidant (TSA) protein also known as TRX-dependent thiol peroxidase (Tpx). Tpx is a...; cd03014;~catalytic triad [active];~dimer interface [polypeptide binding];~identified by MetaGeneAnnotator; putative;~peroxidatic and resolving cysteines [active];~thiol peroxidase [Streptomyces cattleya NRRL 8057 = DSM46488]), with protein MAQVALKGNPVTVDGTLPTPGSEAPAFTLVGEGLADKSLKDFAGKRKVLNIFPSVDTPTCAASVRKFNTEAAELADTVVLCISADLPFAQARFCGAEGLDNVKTLSTLRGREFHTDYGVAIADGPMAGLTARAVVVLDENDKVLHAELVNEIAEEPNYEAALSALK; from the coding sequence ATGGCGCAGGTCGCGCTCAAGGGCAACCCCGTAACCGTCGACGGCACCCTGCCCACCCCGGGCAGCGAGGCGCCCGCGTTCACCCTGGTCGGCGAGGGTCTCGCGGACAAGTCGCTGAAGGACTTCGCGGGCAAGCGCAAGGTCCTCAACATCTTCCCGAGCGTGGACACCCCGACGTGTGCCGCGTCGGTGCGCAAGTTCAACACGGAGGCCGCCGAGCTGGCCGACACCGTCGTGCTGTGCATCTCCGCCGACCTGCCGTTCGCGCAGGCCCGCTTCTGCGGCGCCGAGGGTCTGGACAACGTGAAGACGCTCTCCACCCTGCGCGGCCGCGAGTTCCACACCGACTACGGCGTCGCGATCGCCGACGGCCCGATGGCCGGCCTCACCGCCCGCGCCGTCGTCGTCCTCGACGAGAACGACAAGGTCCTGCACGCGGAGCTCGTCAACGAGATCGCCGAGGAGCCGAACTACGAGGCCGCGCTCTCCGCGCTGAAGTAG